From Sporosarcina sp. Te-1, the proteins below share one genomic window:
- the lipA gene encoding lipoyl synthase produces MSCRPEVKKRDEHIRKPDWLKIKLNTNDNYTDLKKLMREKNLHTVCEEARCPNIHECWGERRTATFMILGAVCTRACRFCAVKTGLPNELDQAEPERVADSVSLMNLKHVVVTAVARDDLKDGGSEIFAETIRAIRRKNPFTTVEVLPSDMGGDYDNLKRLMDAKPDILNHNIETVRRLTPRVRARATYDRSLELLLRAKEMYPNIPTKSSLMLGLGETWEEIIETMDDLRAHQVDIMTIGQYLQPTKKHLKVQKYYTPQEFEELRKIAMSKGFSHCEAGPLVRSSYHADEQVNAAAKEKQRIGDELLESAVKS; encoded by the coding sequence TTGTCATGCAGACCAGAAGTCAAGAAGAGAGATGAACATATCCGTAAACCGGATTGGTTGAAGATTAAGCTGAATACGAATGACAATTATACAGATTTGAAGAAATTGATGCGTGAGAAAAACTTACATACGGTATGTGAAGAAGCGCGATGCCCGAATATTCACGAATGCTGGGGGGAGCGTCGCACCGCCACTTTTATGATCTTGGGTGCCGTCTGTACACGTGCTTGTCGCTTCTGTGCGGTAAAAACGGGTCTTCCAAATGAGTTGGATCAGGCCGAGCCAGAACGGGTAGCGGATTCTGTGTCATTGATGAACTTGAAACATGTCGTTGTGACCGCTGTAGCGCGTGACGATTTGAAGGATGGCGGGTCAGAAATTTTTGCGGAGACAATCCGAGCCATCCGGCGTAAAAATCCGTTCACAACTGTGGAAGTGCTTCCTTCCGATATGGGCGGAGATTACGATAACTTAAAGCGATTGATGGATGCTAAACCGGATATTTTAAATCATAATATTGAAACAGTCCGCAGACTGACGCCAAGAGTCCGGGCACGCGCGACCTATGACCGTTCCTTGGAGCTTCTGCTTCGTGCAAAAGAAATGTACCCGAACATTCCAACAAAATCTTCTCTTATGCTTGGATTGGGAGAAACGTGGGAAGAAATTATTGAGACGATGGATGATCTCCGTGCCCATCAAGTGGACATCATGACGATCGGTCAATATTTGCAGCCAACGAAGAAACATTTGAAAGTCCAAAAGTATTATACGCCACAAGAATTCGAGGAGTTGCGCAAAATTGCAATGTCTAAAGGCTTCTCGCATTGCGAAGCAGGCCCTCTTGTACGTTCCAGTTACCACGCGGATGAGCAGGTCAATGCGGCAGCGAAGGAAAAGCAACGGATTGGCGATGAATTATTGGAGTCAGCGGTAAAAAGCTGA
- the yunB gene encoding sporulation protein YunB, with protein MKFYGQVPRKYYGRKKQKKKRKWLSLILPAFLLTIAIFLYFVNARLTPIYIQYAEVQTEIIAAHVITQAIKSRSTEIYNVNDIIKNIPNDSGAMVTTQFDTEIISKTMAEIHSLVESHLDMAESGNMEMLPLSENIEYDPQAMESHGGVVFFVPVGQATNIPLLGNLGPKIPIRFHVIGSVHTDVETVVTEFGINNAIVELNVLVTVDVQIIVPLATRTTTVEQRIPVAFGMIQSPIPQIYNKGDGNAPQIEVPLPLQGGNNN; from the coding sequence TTGAAATTTTATGGTCAAGTCCCGCGTAAATATTACGGCAGGAAAAAGCAAAAGAAAAAGCGTAAATGGTTATCTCTCATCCTGCCTGCGTTTCTTCTGACAATCGCCATTTTCCTTTATTTCGTTAACGCCCGACTTACCCCTATTTACATACAGTACGCAGAAGTCCAGACAGAGATTATTGCGGCGCATGTCATTACGCAGGCGATCAAATCGCGCTCCACTGAAATATACAATGTCAATGATATTATAAAAAACATTCCGAACGATTCGGGTGCGATGGTCACGACGCAATTTGACACGGAAATTATCAGTAAGACCATGGCAGAAATCCATAGCTTAGTGGAATCCCATTTGGACATGGCGGAAAGCGGCAACATGGAAATGCTGCCGCTTAGTGAAAATATTGAATATGATCCCCAAGCAATGGAAAGCCATGGCGGCGTCGTCTTTTTTGTGCCGGTTGGGCAAGCAACGAACATCCCGCTGCTCGGTAATCTGGGTCCCAAAATCCCGATTCGGTTTCATGTGATTGGAAGTGTTCATACCGATGTGGAAACGGTTGTGACCGAGTTTGGCATTAATAATGCCATCGTTGAATTGAATGTTCTTGTCACGGTCGATGTACAAATTATTGTCCCGCTTGCGACACGTACCACAACTGTCGAACAACGAATTCCAGTCGCTTTTGGCATGATTCAAAGCCCGATTCCTCAGATTTACAACAAGGGTGATGGCAATGCGCCGCAAATTGAAGTACCGTTGCCGTTGCAGGGTGGTAATAATAATTAA
- a CDS encoding methionine/alanine import family NSS transporter small subunit, protein MSGDAIFMMILGILIIWGGLAASIAYAIIQSRRRV, encoded by the coding sequence ATGAGCGGAGATGCAATTTTTATGATGATTCTTGGGATCCTCATTATCTGGGGAGGTTTAGCGGCAAGCATCGCTTATGCAATCATACAATCTAGAAGACGTGTATGA
- a CDS encoding sodium-dependent transporter: MVQRSQWGTRAGFILAAVGSAVGLGNIWRFPYVAYENGGGAFFIPYLFALLTAGIPILIMEFTIGHKYRGSAPLSFFRMNGKGAEWLGWWGIFVSFVISTYYAVIIAWAMKYTIYSFNMAWGDDTEGFLFGSVLHLADIPGEIGGLVPEVLIPLLLVWVIALIILHAGVKKGIELANRIFIPTLAVVFLLVVLRAVTLDGAAVGLQAFFKPDLSKLADPTVWVAAYGHIFFSLSIAFAIMITYSSYFPKKSDITNNAFITGFANSGFELLAGIGIFAALGFMAAQADVPVGEVATAGVGLAFVVFPQIINEMPGMNGIFGAFFFLSLVLAGLTSLISICETYIAGVSDKFNLSRTKSVFIGVGAAALISLLFATNGGLYLLDTADYFINQFGVAAIGLVEVILISWAFRKLRVFETHANEVSDIRIGMLWRICLGFITPIVLGWMMLGLLRTNIFRLHETETGNYENYPDSFVLAGGWSIAIFALVMALIFTAFKWSKKATDFTDYDNR, encoded by the coding sequence ATGGTACAGCGTTCGCAATGGGGTACAAGAGCGGGTTTTATCCTGGCTGCAGTTGGTTCCGCGGTAGGGCTAGGCAATATCTGGCGTTTTCCATACGTGGCGTATGAAAACGGAGGTGGGGCATTTTTTATTCCTTATTTATTCGCACTGCTGACTGCCGGCATACCGATTTTGATCATGGAATTCACGATCGGCCATAAGTATCGCGGTTCTGCACCATTGTCATTCTTCCGGATGAACGGAAAAGGAGCGGAGTGGCTTGGTTGGTGGGGAATTTTTGTTTCCTTTGTCATCTCAACATACTACGCTGTCATCATTGCATGGGCGATGAAGTACACAATCTATTCATTCAATATGGCATGGGGGGACGATACGGAAGGTTTCCTGTTCGGGTCTGTCTTACATTTGGCTGATATTCCTGGAGAAATCGGGGGATTGGTTCCAGAGGTATTAATACCATTACTTCTCGTATGGGTGATTGCTCTCATCATTTTGCATGCAGGAGTTAAAAAGGGAATTGAACTGGCGAACCGTATTTTCATCCCCACACTCGCCGTCGTCTTCCTTCTGGTCGTATTGCGTGCCGTCACGCTCGACGGCGCAGCTGTGGGTTTGCAGGCATTCTTCAAACCTGACTTGAGCAAACTTGCAGATCCAACCGTCTGGGTGGCGGCGTATGGACATATCTTTTTCAGTTTATCGATTGCCTTCGCCATCATGATCACCTATTCCAGCTATTTTCCAAAGAAGTCGGATATTACGAACAATGCATTTATCACAGGATTCGCGAACTCTGGTTTTGAATTGCTTGCTGGGATTGGTATCTTCGCGGCGCTAGGATTCATGGCAGCACAAGCCGACGTGCCGGTCGGCGAAGTGGCTACAGCAGGAGTGGGCTTGGCGTTCGTTGTGTTCCCACAAATCATTAATGAGATGCCGGGGATGAATGGGATTTTCGGTGCCTTCTTTTTCCTGTCCCTCGTCTTGGCAGGACTCACATCGCTTATTTCAATCTGTGAGACCTATATCGCCGGGGTATCGGATAAGTTCAATCTTTCTCGTACCAAATCTGTTTTTATTGGTGTAGGCGCAGCAGCGCTGATCTCTTTGCTGTTTGCAACGAATGGCGGTTTGTATTTACTCGATACGGCCGATTACTTTATCAACCAGTTCGGCGTTGCAGCTATCGGATTGGTCGAAGTCATTCTAATCTCTTGGGCATTCCGAAAACTTCGCGTGTTTGAGACGCATGCCAATGAGGTTTCAGATATACGGATAGGAATGCTTTGGCGTATTTGTTTGGGTTTCATTACTCCTATCGTATTGGGCTGGATGATGCTTGGATTGCTGCGGACCAATATATTCAGGTTGCACGAAACCGAAACTGGAAACTACGAAAACTATCCGGATAGTTTTGTTTTGGCGGGCGGATGGTCAATTGCGATATTTGCCCTTGTGATGGCATTGATTTTCACAGCATTCAAGTGGAGTAAGAAAGCGACCGATTTCACGGATTACGATAATCGATAA